Proteins found in one Candidatus Cloacimonadota bacterium genomic segment:
- a CDS encoding methyltransferase domain-containing protein, with amino-acid sequence MKDKIEHYDEEYDHEAEATGWLGPEVSFGLLYKFLKPGQKVLDIGIGTGLSSELFYKAGLKIYGMDFSDKMLDAVKQKGITEDLALHDLTELPYPYSEDFFDIAVCAGVFNFFKNLGEVFTEVSRILKNNGYFSFVVGHRRSDEDSAVLIGSEHTGSDRTVTMYRHSSEQIQNWLTEASLKEIRSVEFTVFMDKERTRRIPAKAYIVQKM; translated from the coding sequence ATGAAAGATAAGATCGAACACTATGATGAAGAATATGACCACGAAGCCGAAGCAACGGGCTGGCTTGGACCGGAAGTATCTTTTGGGCTTTTATACAAGTTCTTAAAACCCGGACAAAAAGTTCTGGATATCGGGATCGGAACCGGTTTGAGTTCAGAGCTTTTTTATAAAGCAGGATTAAAGATATATGGTATGGATTTTTCTGATAAGATGCTGGATGCAGTCAAACAGAAAGGTATTACTGAAGATCTGGCACTGCACGATCTTACCGAGTTGCCTTATCCGTATTCAGAAGACTTTTTTGATATAGCGGTATGTGCAGGTGTATTTAATTTCTTTAAAAATCTGGGTGAAGTATTTACAGAAGTATCACGTATTTTAAAGAATAATGGGTATTTTTCTTTTGTCGTGGGACATCGACGATCAGACGAGGATTCCGCAGTACTAATCGGCTCGGAACATACAGGTTCGGATAGAACGGTGACGATGTATCGTCACTCGAGTGAACAGATACAAAACTGGCTTACTGAAGCGTCTCTGAAGGAAATACGCAGTGTGGAATTTACCGTATTCATGGATAAAGAGAGAACGCGTCGAATTCCTGCAAAGGCATATATTGTACAAAAAATGTAG
- a CDS encoding TraB/GumN family protein, which produces MKKRTLLSTFIIIILAIAINANLLAEENIQNNDACIWKIESDNNTVYLMGSIHFLQQSDYPLDEKYFRCFEDAENVVFELHYDSTQSPAFQQYTVLKAFCPEGETFQSMVSDSTYDITRKALLDFGTPLAQLQQFEPWFLAITMLSLKLQSLGFNPELGVDQHFFNRSKEEEKTILAFETPEQQMDLLESLGGDDQESFLLKTIDELDEMEAGFSDLVDAWKAGDLEELNELLNKGFEDYPALKQSLLIQRNLNWIDEIEEFTKDNENYLIIVGAGHLAGDEGLVNLLTEKGYCVEQIQAMHEENNER; this is translated from the coding sequence ATGAAAAAGAGAACTCTTCTATCAACTTTCATTATCATCATATTAGCAATTGCTATAAACGCAAATCTTCTTGCCGAAGAAAATATTCAAAATAACGATGCCTGCATCTGGAAAATTGAATCCGACAACAATACCGTATATCTGATGGGTTCGATCCACTTCCTACAACAATCAGATTACCCTCTTGATGAGAAATATTTCCGCTGCTTTGAGGATGCTGAAAACGTGGTCTTTGAGTTGCACTATGACAGCACACAATCTCCTGCATTTCAACAATATACGGTTCTTAAAGCATTCTGTCCTGAAGGAGAAACCTTCCAGAGTATGGTGAGTGATTCCACGTATGACATTACAAGAAAAGCATTACTCGATTTCGGAACACCTCTTGCACAGTTACAGCAATTTGAGCCATGGTTCCTTGCTATAACGATGCTCAGTCTTAAACTTCAGTCTTTGGGATTTAACCCGGAGTTAGGTGTCGATCAGCATTTTTTCAATAGATCAAAAGAAGAGGAAAAAACCATTCTTGCATTTGAAACACCGGAACAACAGATGGACCTGCTTGAATCACTTGGTGGAGATGATCAGGAAAGTTTTCTACTCAAAACGATCGATGAACTTGATGAGATGGAAGCCGGCTTCAGTGACCTTGTGGATGCATGGAAAGCAGGTGATCTAGAGGAATTGAATGAACTTCTTAATAAAGGATTTGAGGATTATCCGGCTCTTAAGCAGTCATTATTGATACAAAGAAACCTTAACTGGATTGATGAGATCGAGGAATTTACTAAGGATAATGAAAATTATCTTATTATTGTCGGTGCAGGTCATCTTGCTGGTGATGAGGGACTGGTAAATCTTCTAACCGAAAAAGGATATTGTGTCGAACAGATTCAAGCAATGCATGAGGAAAATAATGAAAGATAA